A stretch of DNA from Vicingus serpentipes:
TCTATGGGGCTATAGTATTGGAGATACGGTAAAATTTGTTTCTTTAAATCCATATCGGATTGTTGTTTCTGGAAGAATAAAACATTTTACCTCTGCGTTTGGAGAACATGTAATTGGTGAAGAAGTTGATTATGCCTTGCAAAAAGCTACAGAAGAATTAAAAATTGAAGTAAAAGAATACCACGTTGCTCCTCAAGTAAATCCTCCAGAAGGAGGAATCGCATACCACGAATGGTTTGTTGAGTTTACAACTGAAGGCGTTGATTTAAAAAACATTGCAAATAAAATAGATACTTTACTGCAAGGTAAAAACTCTTATTATAAAGACTTAAGAATAGGAGATATGTTAAGTACACTCAAAATCACCCCATTAAAACCAAATGCTTTTAATGATTACATGAAAAGTATTGGAAAATTAGGTGGTCAAAATAAATTGCCTCGCTTATCAAACGACAGAAAAATTGCTGACGAATTAACTCCATTTAAAATTTAAAGTCGATTATATTTCTTTTACCTTTGGCAACAAGTTTGCAGAACATATTAAAATTTTGAATACCAGATTGTAATGAACAAAATACTAGTCATTCTATTTCTTATAATTACTCCCTTTCTTAAAGCGCAAGTTGTATTCAATACGTCGCACCATAATTTTGGAGAGTTAAACACTGAAGACCAAAAGTATTTTGATTTTACATTGACGAATGCAGGGAAAGTACCTGCGTTTATATTAAGAATTGAAGAGCCTTACGGGATTGATGCAAAGTTTTCTAATAAAGAAATAGCTCCCGATAGCACCGTAATTGTTCGAATTAAATACACTCCAAAACGAAAAGGGAAATTTAAAAAAGATGTACCTGTATGGGTAAGTGTAAACAATGAACCGATTACATTTACTATTGAAGGAGAAGCAAAAACATTTGACATTAATGAATCGTTAGCTTGTCCTGATTTTAAAGTAAATAAACAACCTGTTGATTTAAAATCGGATTTAAAAATTAATGTAATTGATGTAAACACAAAAAAACCAATTGAAAATGCTACCGTTGAAATTATTTGGGATGGATTAGTTTATAAAAATTTGAGGACTGATAAAAACGGTGAAATCATCCAAAACTTAAAATGGGATAACTATTATTTTGTGGTTAACGCTGAAGGATATGGAACCAAAGAACAAGATGTATATGTAAACAAAAATAACAACACAATCGAATTTCAATTAGGAGAGCCAACAGAAGAAGAATTAGCAATAGTAGAAGATACTATTCCTGTTGAGCCTGAAATAATTCCAGAACCAGAAGATACCATTTCAACCGCTGCACTTCCTGTTAATTTATACGCTCCTAATAATGTTGTTTTCTGTATTGATGTTTCTGTATCGATGAAACAAAAAGGCCGTTTAGATTTGCTTAAAGCTTCTATGATAGAGTTATTAAACGGATTGAGAACAATTGATAAATTAGCTATTGTTACCTACGCTTCCTCAACAGAAACAATTTTAGAGTCTAATTATGTAACTAACAAAGCTGAAATCACCAAATTGATTC
This window harbors:
- a CDS encoding VWA domain-containing protein — encoded protein: MNKILVILFLIITPFLKAQVVFNTSHHNFGELNTEDQKYFDFTLTNAGKVPAFILRIEEPYGIDAKFSNKEIAPDSTVIVRIKYTPKRKGKFKKDVPVWVSVNNEPITFTIEGEAKTFDINESLACPDFKVNKQPVDLKSDLKINVIDVNTKKPIENATVEIIWDGLVYKNLRTDKNGEIIQNLKWDNYYFVVNAEGYGTKEQDVYVNKNNNTIEFQLGEPTEEELAIVEDTIPVEPEIIPEPEDTISTAALPVNLYAPNNVVFCIDVSVSMKQKGRLDLLKASMIELLNGLRTIDKLAIVTYASSTETILESNYVTNKAEITKLIQELEAGGYTAGGKGIKKAYQVARSSFIEEGNNQVIIATDGAFNLDKGDKGILSDVEANLKKGVTISVVGVKNEKWTIKSMTDIAETGGGHYLHIESFSQAQQVLMNEIKTNSRKK